In a genomic window of Weissella tructae:
- a CDS encoding Asp23/Gls24 family envelope stress response protein, which produces MAEETIVLHQVDETNGSTQVNVRVIDIIASLAAQEVDGVASLRGSMSERAQEALGRRVQGKGVELTQTEDGLVIDVYVLLQYGVNVPKVGQAVQERVQTQISAMTEVEVATVNVYVEGMISPKTDSLIDPNNLFGEVVEEETKD; this is translated from the coding sequence ATGGCTGAAGAAACCATTGTATTACACCAAGTAGATGAAACGAATGGCTCAACACAAGTGAATGTGCGTGTGATTGACATTATTGCTAGCTTAGCGGCGCAAGAAGTTGACGGAGTCGCTAGTTTGCGTGGTTCAATGTCTGAACGAGCTCAAGAAGCTTTAGGGCGACGTGTTCAAGGGAAGGGTGTTGAGTTAACACAAACTGAAGATGGTTTGGTTATCGACGTCTACGTTCTATTGCAATACGGCGTTAACGTTCCTAAGGTTGGGCAAGCTGTCCAAGAACGTGTACAAACACAAATTTCTGCGATGACTGAAGTGGAAGTTGCGACTGTTAATGTTTATGTTGAGGGGATGATTTCTCCTAAGACAGATTCATTGATTGATCCTAACAACCTTTTCGGAGAAGTCGTTGAAGAGGAGACCAAAGATTAA
- the nusB gene encoding transcription antitermination factor NusB, producing MHELNRHQQRQIAFQTLFGLMMNPEAEAEVIVQQVLDGDPETVWENDLPVDVLALVNGVRENDASLSLQIADNLASGWTIDRLNKTDLVLMQLALYEAQETDTPNNVAINEALQLAHEFTDEKSRKYINAVLNKVLTEN from the coding sequence ATGCATGAATTGAATCGACACCAACAACGTCAAATTGCGTTTCAAACGCTATTTGGACTTATGATGAATCCAGAAGCAGAAGCAGAAGTAATTGTTCAACAAGTGTTGGATGGTGACCCTGAAACTGTTTGGGAAAACGACTTGCCTGTTGATGTGTTGGCTTTGGTTAACGGTGTTCGTGAAAACGATGCTAGCCTAAGTTTGCAAATCGCAGATAACTTGGCAAGTGGCTGGACTATTGACCGTTTGAACAAGACGGACTTAGTTTTGATGCAACTAGCTTTGTATGAAGCGCAAGAAACAGATACACCTAATAACGTAGCTATTAATGAAGCCTTGCAACTAGCGCATGAATTTACAGATGAAAAGTCTCGTAAGTACATCAACGCAGTTTTGAATAAGGTGTTGACAGAGAATTAA
- the infC gene encoding translation initiation factor IF-3: protein MRQAAFIIFQVFLEVRIIANARQPQQPQDLINDRIRAREVRLITDDGDQGVMSKNDAQRIADEAELDLVLVQATAKPPVAKIMDYGKFKFDSQKKQREQRKNQKVVSVKEIRLSPTIDDNDFNTKKKAAIKFLEKGNKVKVSIRFRGRAITHKEIGREVMDKLANELAEVAKVEARAKMEGRSMFMVLAPKEAK from the coding sequence ATGCGGCAAGCCGCTTTTATTATATTTCAAGTTTTTCTGGAGGTAAGGATCATAGCAAACGCACGCCAACCGCAACAACCACAAGACCTAATCAATGACCGCATTCGCGCACGTGAAGTTCGTTTGATTACCGATGATGGTGATCAAGGAGTCATGTCTAAGAATGATGCCCAACGCATTGCTGACGAAGCTGAGTTGGACTTGGTATTGGTGCAAGCAACCGCTAAGCCACCAGTAGCAAAGATTATGGACTATGGGAAGTTCAAGTTTGATTCACAAAAGAAGCAACGCGAACAACGCAAAAACCAAAAAGTCGTTAGTGTGAAGGAAATCCGCTTGAGCCCAACGATTGATGACAATGACTTTAACACTAAGAAGAAAGCTGCTATTAAGTTTTTGGAAAAGGGTAACAAGGTCAAGGTTTCAATTCGTTTCCGTGGACGTGCTATCACGCACAAGGAAATCGGGCGTGAAGTCATGGATAAGCTTGCTAACGAACTAGCTGAAGTCGCTAAGGTTGAAGCTAGAGCCAAGATGGAAGGGCGCAGCATGTTTATGGTGCTTGCACCCAAAGAAGCGAAGTAA
- the rpmI gene encoding 50S ribosomal protein L35, whose product MPKFKTHRASAKRFKKTAKGGLKSANAFTSHRFHGKTKKQRRQLRGTSMMNHTTLKNYISMLGR is encoded by the coding sequence ATGCCAAAGTTTAAGACACACCGTGCCTCAGCCAAGCGTTTCAAGAAGACTGCCAAGGGTGGTTTGAAGTCAGCGAACGCGTTTACGTCACACCGTTTCCACGGTAAGACTAAGAAGCAACGTCGTCAATTGCGTGGAACTTCAATGATGAACCACACTACGTTGAAGAACTACATCAGCATGTTGGGTCGTTAA
- a CDS encoding HeH/LEM domain-containing protein: protein MKDYLKANNIEFAASAKKADLLELV from the coding sequence ATCAAGGACTACTTGAAGGCTAACAACATCGAATTCGCAGCATCAGCTAAGAAGGCTGACTTGCTAGAATTGGTTTAA
- the rpsL gene encoding 30S ribosomal protein S12 gives MPTINQLVRKPRKSKSTKSNSPALNFGYNSQKKKMTRVDSPQKRGVATRVGTMTPKKPNSALRKYARVRLSNLIEVTAYIPGIGHNLQEHSVVLIRGGRVKDLPGVRYHIIRGALDTAGVDGRMTSRSKYGTKRPKK, from the coding sequence ATGCCTACAATTAACCAATTGGTTCGTAAGCCTCGTAAGTCAAAGAGCACGAAGTCAAACTCTCCAGCTTTGAACTTCGGTTACAACTCACAAAAGAAGAAGATGACGCGTGTTGACTCACCACAAAAGCGTGGTGTTGCTACTCGTGTCGGAACTATGACACCAAAGAAGCCTAACTCAGCTTTGCGTAAGTACGCCCGTGTGCGTCTTTCAAACTTGATTGAAGTTACGGCTTACATTCCTGGTATCGGTCACAACCTTCAAGAACACTCAGTTGTCTTGATCCGTGGTGGTCGTGTTAAGGACTTGCCTGGTGTGCGTTATCACATCATCCGTGGTGCTTTGGATACTGCCGGTGTAGATGGTCGTATGACATCTCGCTCAAAGTATGGAACTAAGCGCCCAAAGAAGTAA
- the rpsG gene encoding 30S ribosomal protein S7 has protein sequence MPRKGYTKQAEVLPDPIYNSKLVSRLINRLMLDGKRGTASTILYDAFDIIKEQTGQEPLAVFEEAMNNIMPVLEVKARRIGGSNYQVPVEVRPERRVTLGLRWLVQYARSRGEHTMDQRLAKEIMDAANDTGASVKKREDTHKMAEANRAFAHYRW, from the coding sequence ATGCCACGTAAAGGTTACACTAAGCAGGCTGAAGTCTTGCCTGATCCAATTTACAACTCAAAGCTAGTTTCACGTTTGATCAACCGTTTGATGCTTGATGGAAAGCGCGGAACTGCTTCAACAATCTTGTACGATGCCTTTGACATCATCAAGGAACAAACTGGTCAAGAACCATTGGCTGTGTTTGAAGAAGCTATGAACAACATCATGCCTGTCTTGGAAGTTAAGGCTCGCCGTATCGGTGGATCTAACTACCAAGTGCCAGTTGAAGTTCGCCCAGAACGTCGTGTGACGTTGGGACTTCGTTGGTTGGTACAATACGCTCGTTCACGTGGAGAACACACGATGGACCAACGTTTGGCCAAGGAAATCATGGATGCTGCTAACGATACTGGTGCATCTGTTAAGAAGCGTGAAGACACGCACAAGATGGCTGAAGCCAACCGTGCCTTCGCACACTACCGTTGGTAA
- the fusA gene encoding elongation factor G produces the protein MANKREYPLNRTRNIGIMAHIDAGKTTTTERILYYTGKIHKLGETHDGASQMDFMDQEKERGITIQSAATTAVWRGFHEQYDKDAFRVNIIDTPGHVDFTIEVERSLRVLDGAVAVLDGAAGVEPQTETVWRQAETYDVPRVVFVNKMDKMGADFGMSVDSLKSRLDANAKAIQWPIGAEDDFEGIIDLITKEAWFPSSEHGEVWEAREIPADYAELVEEKYDELVEAVADVDEEIMELYLGGEEISEEVLKAGIRRATLALAFYPVLAGSAYKDKGVQMMLDAVVDYLPSPLDVKPYIAEDPKSGESVDLVANDEDPFAALAFKVMTDPFVGRLTFIRVYTGTLQSGSYVMNTSRDKRERVGRLLQMHATNRTEIEEVFSGDIAAAIGLKDTTTGDSLTAVERPLILESMEFPDPVIQLAIEPATKADQDKMSTALQKLAEEDPSFRAETNQETGDTLISGMGELHLDIIVDRLKREFGVDANVGAPQVAYREAFTQTVEARGFFKRQSGGKGQFGDVWIEFSPNEEGEGFAFEDAIVGGVVPREYIPSVEAGLRDSMNNGPLAGFPLVDLKAKLFDGSYHDVDSSEAAFKIAASLALREAAKTAGAVILEPIMKVDIVVPEDNLGDAMGHVSARRGMLEGQEQRGNSMMVHAKVPLSEMFGYATTLRSATQGRGTFQMAFDHYEAVPKNVQEDIVKKYGKNEEA, from the coding sequence ATGGCTAATAAGCGTGAATACCCACTTAACCGTACGCGTAATATCGGTATCATGGCCCACATCGATGCTGGTAAGACAACTACAACAGAACGTATCTTGTACTACACTGGTAAGATCCACAAGCTAGGTGAAACTCATGATGGAGCTTCACAAATGGACTTCATGGACCAAGAAAAGGAACGTGGAATCACGATCCAATCTGCCGCAACTACTGCCGTTTGGCGTGGATTCCACGAACAATACGACAAGGATGCATTCCGTGTTAACATCATTGACACACCTGGTCACGTGGACTTCACTATCGAAGTTGAACGTTCATTGCGTGTTCTTGACGGAGCCGTAGCCGTATTGGACGGAGCCGCTGGTGTTGAACCACAAACTGAAACTGTTTGGCGTCAAGCTGAAACATACGATGTTCCTCGTGTCGTGTTCGTTAACAAGATGGACAAGATGGGTGCGGACTTCGGTATGTCAGTTGACTCATTGAAGAGCCGTTTGGATGCAAACGCTAAGGCTATTCAATGGCCAATCGGTGCAGAAGATGACTTCGAAGGAATCATTGACTTGATTACTAAGGAAGCATGGTTCCCTTCATCAGAACACGGTGAAGTTTGGGAAGCACGCGAAATCCCTGCAGATTACGCTGAATTAGTTGAAGAAAAGTACGACGAATTGGTTGAAGCCGTTGCTGATGTTGACGAAGAAATCATGGAATTGTACCTTGGTGGAGAAGAAATCTCTGAAGAAGTTTTGAAGGCCGGAATCCGTCGTGCTACTTTGGCATTGGCATTCTACCCAGTTCTTGCTGGATCAGCCTACAAGGACAAGGGTGTTCAAATGATGTTGGACGCCGTTGTTGACTACTTGCCATCACCATTGGACGTTAAGCCATACATCGCCGAAGACCCTAAGTCTGGTGAATCTGTTGACTTGGTTGCCAACGATGAAGACCCATTCGCAGCTTTGGCCTTTAAGGTTATGACTGACCCATTCGTTGGACGTTTGACATTTATCCGTGTTTACACTGGTACTTTGCAATCAGGTTCATACGTAATGAACACATCACGTGACAAGCGTGAACGTGTTGGTCGTTTGCTACAAATGCACGCAACTAACCGTACTGAAATCGAAGAAGTCTTCTCTGGAGACATCGCCGCTGCTATCGGTTTGAAGGATACTACTACTGGTGACTCATTGACAGCCGTAGAACGTCCTTTGATCTTGGAATCAATGGAATTCCCTGATCCCGTTATCCAATTGGCTATCGAACCAGCTACTAAGGCTGACCAAGACAAGATGTCAACTGCTTTGCAAAAGTTGGCTGAAGAAGACCCATCATTCCGTGCCGAAACTAACCAAGAAACTGGTGACACTTTGATCTCTGGAATGGGTGAATTGCACTTGGACATCATCGTTGACCGTTTGAAGCGTGAATTCGGTGTTGACGCTAACGTTGGTGCACCTCAAGTTGCTTACCGTGAAGCCTTTACTCAAACAGTTGAAGCGCGTGGATTCTTCAAGCGTCAATCTGGTGGTAAGGGACAATTCGGTGACGTTTGGATTGAATTCTCACCAAACGAAGAAGGTGAAGGATTCGCCTTTGAAGACGCCATCGTTGGTGGAGTTGTGCCACGTGAATACATCCCTTCAGTTGAAGCTGGATTGCGTGACTCAATGAACAACGGTCCTTTGGCTGGATTCCCATTGGTTGACTTGAAGGCTAAGTTGTTCGATGGATCATACCACGATGTCGACTCATCTGAAGCTGCCTTTAAGATTGCTGCTTCATTGGCATTGCGTGAAGCTGCCAAGACTGCTGGTGCCGTTATCCTTGAACCAATCATGAAGGTTGACATTGTTGTTCCTGAAGATAACTTGGGAGATGCCATGGGACACGTTTCTGCGCGTCGTGGTATGCTTGAAGGTCAAGAACAACGTGGTAACTCAATGATGGTTCACGCTAAGGTTCCATTGTCAGAAATGTTTGGATATGCAACTACTTTGCGTTCTGCAACGCAAGGTCGTGGTACATTCCAAATGGCATTTGACCACTACGAAGCTGTACCTAAGAATGTCCAAGAAGACATTGTTAAGAAGTACGGTAAGAACGAAGAAGCCTAA
- a CDS encoding oxidoreductase — MLNIGYVGFGKSTNRYHLPYVEQRLDRINVKRIYARTVGKRPEDEAAWRERGTIFSNDMADIINDTELDLVVVVTPAPSHFETVKTLLLAGKNVLVDKPMARTKAEVEELTAIAKEKGLFLMPFQNRRFDSDFLTLKHVLNTGYVGEPVELEVHMDHYRPNDGADAGDYINGDWYGHGVHLVDQMVSLFGQPEAASYDVKSVRVPGSPLDDNFEAHLFYEGGLKATVQATELAAVHYPKWVLHGTKGSYIKHNIDQQEYDLKAGIMPGDVNFGLDAPQDYGQLTYYNQNGDRIEKTITSLPGDYGRVYDHVYETLVNGAESLISFDAMTTVIDVLEQGAADARPHTTYFNEK, encoded by the coding sequence ATGTTAAATATTGGGTATGTTGGATTCGGAAAGAGTACGAATCGATATCACTTGCCGTATGTTGAACAACGTTTGGACCGCATTAATGTAAAGCGTATTTATGCGCGTACAGTTGGAAAGCGACCAGAAGATGAAGCAGCATGGCGTGAACGTGGTACTATCTTTTCAAATGACATGGCTGACATTATCAATGACACTGAACTTGATTTGGTTGTCGTGGTTACACCAGCACCTAGCCATTTTGAAACAGTGAAGACATTGTTACTTGCGGGTAAGAATGTTTTGGTTGATAAGCCAATGGCACGTACAAAGGCTGAAGTTGAAGAATTGACAGCTATTGCGAAGGAAAAGGGATTGTTTTTGATGCCTTTCCAAAATCGTCGTTTTGATAGTGATTTCTTAACGCTTAAGCATGTATTGAATACAGGATATGTGGGTGAACCAGTTGAGCTAGAAGTGCACATGGATCATTACCGTCCTAATGATGGTGCGGATGCTGGTGACTATATTAATGGTGATTGGTATGGGCACGGGGTTCACTTGGTGGACCAAATGGTTTCTCTATTTGGACAACCTGAAGCAGCCAGCTATGATGTAAAATCAGTGCGTGTTCCAGGGAGTCCGTTAGACGATAACTTTGAAGCACACCTTTTCTATGAGGGTGGCTTGAAGGCTACTGTGCAAGCGACGGAATTGGCCGCCGTTCATTACCCAAAGTGGGTATTACATGGTACTAAGGGAAGTTACATCAAGCATAATATCGATCAACAAGAATATGACTTGAAGGCAGGGATCATGCCTGGCGATGTTAACTTTGGTTTGGATGCACCACAAGATTATGGACAATTGACATATTACAATCAAAACGGTGATCGTATTGAAAAGACGATTACGAGTTTGCCAGGTGATTATGGTCGTGTCTATGACCATGTCTACGAAACATTAGTGAACGGTGCAGAATCATTAATTTCGTTTGATGCCATGACAACGGTTATCGATGTGTTAGAACAAGGTGCAGCAGATGCGCGACCACATACAACATACTTTAACGAAAAGTAA
- a CDS encoding ABC transporter ATP-binding protein, with amino-acid sequence MPDIIEFKEVAMRYGETEVLKSVDLNIEAGKFYTLLGPSGSGKTTILRLIAGFLTPTAGDILFEGTRINNTPPEKRKVNTVFQNYALFPNMNVYDNVAFGMTLKGKSEQQISEKVTEMLKLVKLNGYEDREISELSGGQQQRVAIARALANEPEILLLDEPLSALDYKLRKSMQYDLREIQQRLGITFIFVTHDQEEALAMSDWIFVMNDGKILQNGTPVDIYDEPINHFVAEFIGESNIVPGVMKADYLVSFAGKEFENVDGGMRVNEPVEVVLRPEDLDLVSEAEGKLVVTIDDQSFRGDYYEITAHDDDQNTWQIQSTNGAEIGSRQGLYFDPEDIHIMRLNESEEDFDARLEQYEPEEEDSL; translated from the coding sequence ATGCCGGATATTATTGAATTTAAAGAAGTCGCCATGCGCTACGGTGAAACTGAGGTTTTGAAATCCGTAGACTTAAATATTGAAGCGGGTAAATTCTATACCTTGCTGGGTCCTTCAGGATCCGGAAAAACAACCATCTTACGATTGATTGCGGGGTTCTTAACACCGACAGCAGGAGATATTTTGTTTGAAGGTACACGTATTAACAATACACCGCCCGAAAAACGTAAAGTAAATACGGTTTTCCAAAATTACGCCCTATTCCCAAATATGAATGTCTACGATAACGTGGCATTTGGGATGACGCTTAAAGGTAAAAGTGAACAACAAATCAGTGAAAAAGTGACTGAAATGTTGAAGCTAGTTAAATTGAATGGTTATGAAGATCGTGAGATTTCAGAATTATCTGGTGGGCAACAACAACGTGTAGCAATTGCACGTGCGTTGGCGAATGAACCTGAAATTTTATTGTTGGATGAACCGTTATCTGCGTTGGATTACAAGTTGCGTAAGAGTATGCAATATGACCTACGAGAAATTCAACAACGATTAGGGATTACATTTATCTTTGTGACCCATGACCAAGAAGAAGCGCTTGCGATGTCAGATTGGATTTTTGTCATGAATGATGGCAAGATTTTGCAAAATGGCACACCGGTAGATATCTACGATGAACCGATTAACCACTTCGTTGCGGAATTTATTGGAGAATCAAATATTGTCCCTGGTGTGATGAAGGCGGATTACTTGGTATCATTTGCTGGAAAAGAATTTGAAAATGTCGACGGGGGAATGCGTGTTAACGAACCCGTTGAAGTGGTATTGCGTCCAGAAGATTTAGATTTGGTTTCTGAAGCAGAAGGTAAGTTAGTTGTGACAATTGATGATCAGTCTTTCCGTGGTGATTACTATGAAATCACAGCGCATGATGATGATCAAAACACATGGCAAATTCAATCAACTAACGGTGCTGAAATCGGTTCACGACAAGGATTGTATTTTGATCCGGAAGATATTCATATTATGCGTTTGAATGAATCTGAAGAAGACTTCGATGCACGTTTGGAACAATATGAACCAGAAGAGGAGGACAGCCTATGA
- a CDS encoding ABC transporter permease, with translation MTPKRPMNYMVPYLAWIFLFVLAPLVLLVFQSFHDVNGQFTLGNYQNYFSGTYLKMTFNSVFFAFLVTSITLLISYPTAYIMSKLKNAQFWLMLVILPTWVNLLLKAYAFIGLLGQSGSVNEFLTFIGIGPQQMMFTNGAFLFVAAYIEIPFMILPIYNSLIEMDRSLINAARDLGANARQTLWRVIIPLSMSGVKTGIQAVFIPTLSLFMITRLIGGNRVITLGTAIEEHFLVTQNWGMGATIGVVLIVAMAITMYVTRDDKKKRGR, from the coding sequence ATGACTCCGAAGCGTCCCATGAACTATATGGTGCCGTACTTAGCCTGGATTTTCTTATTTGTTTTAGCGCCATTGGTATTATTGGTCTTTCAATCATTTCATGATGTGAACGGTCAATTCACGTTGGGAAATTACCAAAATTATTTTTCAGGAACATACTTGAAAATGACGTTTAATTCCGTATTTTTTGCTTTCTTGGTAACAAGTATTACGTTGTTGATCAGTTATCCAACAGCGTACATTATGAGTAAATTGAAGAATGCGCAATTTTGGTTGATGTTGGTTATTTTACCAACATGGGTTAATTTGTTGTTGAAGGCATACGCCTTTATTGGTTTGCTAGGTCAATCAGGGAGTGTGAATGAATTTTTGACATTTATTGGGATTGGACCACAACAAATGATGTTCACGAATGGGGCGTTTTTGTTTGTGGCGGCCTATATTGAAATTCCATTTATGATTTTACCTATCTATAATTCATTGATTGAAATGGATCGTAGTTTGATTAATGCCGCGCGCGATTTAGGAGCTAATGCTCGCCAAACACTGTGGCGTGTTATTATTCCATTGTCTATGTCAGGTGTTAAGACGGGAATTCAAGCTGTCTTCATTCCGACCTTATCATTATTTATGATTACACGTCTAATTGGTGGTAACCGTGTGATTACACTTGGAACTGCGATTGAAGAACATTTCTTGGTTACGCAAAACTGGGGAATGGGAGCGACGATTGGTGTTGTATTAATCGTTGCGATGGCAATTACCATGTATGTCACACGTGATGACAAAAAGAAGCGAGGTCGTTAA
- a CDS encoding ABC transporter permease — translation MREMNSKWSYGYLAIVFLLMYLPIIYLIVFSFNAGDYMTEFSGFSLRHYADMFNDLRLMQILLNTFIVAFLSALLATLIGTFGALGIYYTKNKGVRQTILSLNNVLMVSPDVIIGASFLILFTILGMRLGFVSVMMAHVAFSIPIVVLMVLPRLNEMNPALLDAARDLGANNGQVLSRVVLPFAWPGILAGFFMAITYSLDDFAVTFFVTGNGFSTLSVEIYARARQGIDLSINALSALMFLMSLGLVVIYYFISRRAQKGKKRRGASGMVVR, via the coding sequence ATGCGAGAAATGAATTCAAAATGGTCGTATGGTTATCTGGCTATCGTCTTCTTGTTAATGTATCTACCGATTATTTATTTGATTGTCTTTTCATTTAATGCCGGTGATTACATGACAGAGTTCTCAGGCTTCTCATTACGTCATTATGCGGACATGTTTAATGATTTGCGCTTGATGCAAATCTTGTTAAATACGTTTATTGTTGCGTTTCTATCTGCATTGTTGGCAACACTAATTGGGACTTTTGGTGCGCTTGGTATTTACTATACGAAGAACAAAGGTGTACGCCAAACTATCTTGTCATTGAACAATGTTTTGATGGTATCACCAGACGTGATTATTGGTGCAAGTTTCTTGATTTTGTTTACCATATTGGGGATGCGCCTAGGATTTGTATCAGTGATGATGGCTCACGTGGCGTTCTCAATTCCGATTGTCGTGTTGATGGTATTGCCAAGATTAAATGAAATGAACCCAGCATTGTTAGATGCGGCACGTGATTTAGGGGCTAACAACGGGCAAGTATTGAGTCGCGTTGTGTTGCCATTTGCATGGCCGGGTATTCTAGCTGGATTCTTTATGGCCATTACGTACTCCCTTGATGACTTTGCGGTAACCTTTTTTGTAACCGGTAATGGATTCTCAACATTATCTGTTGAAATTTACGCGCGTGCGCGTCAAGGAATTGACTTATCTATTAATGCTTTGTCTGCATTAATGTTCTTGATGTCATTAGGATTAGTTGTGATCTACTACTTTATTTCACGACGTGCGCAAAAAGGTAAGAAGCGCCGTGGCGCTAGTGGAATGGTGGTGCGCTAA
- a CDS encoding ABC transporter substrate-binding protein, which produces MKKLMWLTGIILGVVSLLWAGTIYLEKEQHRDLNQSRSKADNVLTIFNWGDYIDPELIKAFQKESGYQVNYETFDSNEAMFTKIKQGGTSYDIAVPSEYMVSKMTNADMLEPLDYSRLKGLDNLDENFLKQDFDPKNTYSLPYFWGTLGIVYNDQMVDGNKIKTWNDLWRPEFKKKIMLVDSARDILGMTLVSNGASVNTKNLPELAAADGKLATLMPNVKAIVADEIKMYMAQNEAAIAVDYSGNAAEMMSRNEHLQYVVPKEGGNLWLDNFVIPKTVRNRDAAYAFINFMNRPENAAQNAEYVGYATPNKVAKTYLPAEVRDNPAWYPERDVLEKLEVYQDLGLEWTETYNDYFLEFKMHKQ; this is translated from the coding sequence ATGAAAAAATTGATGTGGTTAACAGGTATTATTTTAGGGGTTGTGAGTCTATTGTGGGCTGGTACAATCTATCTTGAAAAAGAACAACACAGAGATTTAAATCAAAGCCGCTCAAAAGCTGATAATGTCTTAACGATTTTTAATTGGGGTGACTATATTGATCCTGAATTAATCAAAGCATTTCAAAAAGAATCTGGTTATCAAGTGAACTACGAAACATTTGATTCAAATGAAGCGATGTTTACTAAGATTAAGCAGGGTGGAACTTCATATGATATCGCAGTACCGTCAGAGTATATGGTATCGAAGATGACCAATGCAGATATGTTAGAACCGTTGGACTACAGTCGCTTGAAGGGGCTTGATAATTTAGACGAGAACTTTTTGAAGCAAGATTTTGATCCAAAAAACACCTATTCATTACCTTACTTTTGGGGAACATTAGGGATTGTTTATAATGATCAAATGGTTGATGGTAATAAGATTAAGACGTGGAATGATTTGTGGCGTCCTGAATTTAAAAAGAAAATTATGCTTGTTGATTCAGCACGTGATATTTTGGGGATGACACTAGTATCAAATGGGGCTTCAGTGAATACTAAGAACTTACCAGAGTTGGCAGCAGCCGATGGTAAGTTGGCAACATTGATGCCAAATGTTAAAGCCATTGTTGCTGATGAGATTAAAATGTATATGGCTCAAAATGAAGCAGCGATTGCCGTTGATTATTCAGGTAATGCAGCAGAGATGATGAGCCGTAATGAACATTTGCAGTATGTTGTACCAAAAGAAGGTGGAAATCTTTGGTTAGATAATTTTGTGATTCCTAAGACTGTTCGTAATCGAGATGCAGCCTATGCGTTTATCAATTTTATGAATCGACCAGAAAATGCGGCGCAGAATGCTGAATACGTTGGATACGCAACGCCTAATAAGGTAGCGAAGACGTATTTGCCTGCGGAAGTTCGTGATAATCCAGCATGGTATCCTGAGCGAGACGTGTTAGAGAAGTTAGAAGTTTATCAAGACTTGGGTCTTGAGTGGACTGAAACGTATAATGATTATTTCTTAGAATTTAAGATGCATAAGCAATAA
- a CDS encoding peptidylprolyl isomerase produces MKKIKLEYVIGIVVALILVGSFAFIYQKQANVYKNAVNEENKVVSDKRANKEKLDKLDFPQLSDEVKKDESVVTLQTSEGDIKIKIFDKYTPLAAENFVTHAKDGYYNGTIFHRVMQDFMIQGGDPEGTGRGGESIWNGKDKKKDSGNGFKNEANMALYNIRGAVSMANAGPDTNGSQFFINQNKDDQGIKLDKNEYPTKILEAYKKGGNPMLDGSYTVFGQVIEGMDVVDKIAASKVEDGESGEKSKPVKPVKITGAVVEQEAQVEK; encoded by the coding sequence GTGAAAAAAATTAAGTTAGAGTATGTTATTGGAATTGTTGTGGCATTAATTTTGGTGGGGTCATTTGCCTTTATTTACCAAAAGCAAGCGAATGTCTACAAGAATGCTGTAAACGAAGAAAACAAGGTTGTATCTGATAAGCGTGCAAATAAGGAAAAGTTAGATAAGCTTGATTTTCCACAATTATCTGATGAAGTTAAAAAAGATGAGTCTGTTGTAACACTTCAAACTTCTGAAGGTGACATTAAGATTAAAATCTTTGATAAGTACACACCTTTAGCTGCGGAAAACTTTGTCACACATGCAAAGGACGGCTACTACAACGGCACAATTTTCCACCGTGTCATGCAAGACTTTATGATTCAAGGTGGAGATCCTGAAGGAACTGGTCGTGGTGGTGAATCTATCTGGAATGGTAAGGACAAAAAGAAGGATAGTGGTAACGGATTTAAGAACGAGGCGAATATGGCTTTGTACAATATCCGTGGTGCTGTTTCAATGGCTAATGCGGGACCAGATACAAACGGTTCACAATTCTTTATCAATCAAAACAAAGACGATCAAGGGATTAAGTTGGATAAGAATGAATACCCAACTAAGATTTTAGAAGCCTACAAAAAGGGTGGAAACCCTATGCTTGATGGTAGCTACACTGTCTTTGGTCAAGTGATTGAAGGAATGGACGTCGTTGACAAGATTGCAGCAAGTAAGGTTGAAGACGGCGAAAGTGGTGAGAAGTCTAAGCCAGTTAAGCCTGTAAAGATTACAGGTGCTGTTGTTGAACAAGAAGCGCAAGTTGAAAAGTAA